One Thermoplasmata archaeon DNA window includes the following coding sequences:
- a CDS encoding DUF2080 family transposase-associated protein, which produces MTRRSRATPSKFEVYGQEMIEKVVKAAGNSGRVYLPPDWVGKHVKIIRVD; this is translated from the coding sequence ATGACGAGAAGGTCTAGGGCGACCCCGTCGAAGTTCGAAGTGTATGGACAGGAGATGATAGAGAAGGTTGTCAAAGCCGCCGGGAACAGTGGAAGGGTCTACCTACCCCCTGATTGGGTGGGTAAACACGTCAAGATTATCCGTGTTGACTGA